Proteins from a single region of Scatophagus argus isolate fScaArg1 chromosome 23, fScaArg1.pri, whole genome shotgun sequence:
- the mtmr1a gene encoding myotubularin-related protein 1a isoform X2, producing MEKQAGASGGADGAGQSKKPWGSPTCGPTASETLDSPTGSHVEWCKQLIAATISSQISGSVPPDIVNRDNKAGRRADLMQDSQDEGLCYHGERDSEHPSNALNLPALRYGVQVRMFQNQVPLLPGETVQMTVKDVMYICPFSGLVNGTLTVSDYKLYFASVERESPFILDVNLAVISRLETISVPNQGENTKGLELVCKDMRSPRFAYKTEEGNPDVVEVLSKHAFPLSHDLPLFAFLYNDQFPVDGWKVYDPTAEYRRQGLPNESWTISKINSTYELCDTYPSILVIPTNITDEDIKRVAVFRAKHRIPVLSWIHPESQATIVRCSQPLVGPSDRRCKEDERFLQIIMDANAQSHKLTIFDARQSSVAVTNKAKDGGYESESFYANVELNFLEIPNIHVMRESLRKMKDVVYPTIDEAHWHSAIDQTHWLEYIRLLLAGAAKIADKLESGKTSVVVHCSDGWDRTSQLTSLAMLMLDSHYRTLRGFQVLVEKEWISFGHKFAARVGHGDENHANSERSPLFVQFIDCVWQMTRQFPAAFEFNELFLITVLDHLYSCLFGTFLYNSEQERAAKEVQTNTVSLWSYINSQPEDFTNPFYVDYEHHVLYPLVSSRHLELWSSYYARWNPRMRPQVPVHQTLKDLLILRAELQKRVEELQREASSHSLSSSSEHSPSPTHTTGTPLHTAV from the exons ATGGAGAAACAGGCCGGGGCTTCCGGGGGTGCGGATGGAGCAGGCCAGAGCAAAAAGCCCTGGGGCTCGCCGACCTGCGGACCAACCGCTAGTGAAACCCTTGACAG TCCAACAGGTTCTCATGTAGAGTGGTGTAAACAGCTGATAGCTGCCACCATCTCCAGTCAGATCTCAGGATCAGTCCCACCTGACATTGTGAACAGGGACAACAAG GCTGGGAGAAGAGCCGATTTAATG CAAGATTCACAAGATGAAGGGCTTTGTTACCATGGAGAACGTGATTCTGAGCATCCTTCCAATGCTTTG AACCTTCCAGCTCTGAGATACGGGGTTCAGGTCAGAATGTTCCAGAACCAGGTTCCTCTGCTACCAGGAGAAACTGTCCAAATGACAG tcaagGACGTGATGTATATTTGTCCGTTCAGCGGCCTGGTTAATGGAACCCTGACCGTCTCAGACTACAAGCTCTATTTCGCCAGCGTGGAAAGG GAGTCTCCTTTCATTCTTGATGTGAACTTGGCGGTCATAAGCAGACTGGAGACCATCAGCGTTCCCAACCAGGGAGAAAACACCAAAGGACTGGAGCTGGTCTGCAAG GATATGAGGAGTCCCAGGTTTGCTTATAAGACAGAGGAAGGGAACCCAGATGTGGTGGAGGTGCTGAGCAAACATGCCTTCCCCCTCTCTCACGACCTG CCACTGTTTGCCTTCCTGTACAACGATCAGTTTCCTGTAGATGGCTGGAAAGTATACGACCCCACAGCGGAGTACAGGCGTCAG gGGCTACCCAATGAGAGCTGGACCATCAGCAAGATAAACAGCACCTATGAGCTGTGTGACACCTATCCCTCCATCCTGGTCATCCCCACCAACATCACAGATGAAGACATAAAACGAGTGGCTGTGTTCAGAGCCAAGCACCGCATACCG GTCTTGTCCTGGATTCATCCGGAGTCTCAGGCCACCATCGTACGCTGCAGCCAGCCGTTAGTCGGACCTTCGGACCGTCGCTGTAAAGAGGACGAGCGCTTCCTGCAAATCATCATGGATGCCAACGCCCAGTCCCACAAGCTCACCATCTTTGATGCTCGACAGAGTAGTGTAGCAGTAACCAACAAG GCAAAGGATGGAGGCTATGAAAGTGAGAGTTTCTACGCAAACGTAGAGCTGAACTTTCTGGAAATCCCCAACATCCATGTAATGAGGGAGTCtctgaggaagatgaaggatGTGGTTTATCCCACCATAGATGAAGCTCACTGGCACTCGGCTATTGACCAGACACACTGGCTGGAGTACATACGG cTGTTACTAGCAGGAGCGGCAAAGATAGCTGATAAGCTGGAGTCTGGGAAGACATCAGTGGTGGTCCATTGCAGTGACGGCTGGGACAGAACCTCTCAGCTCACCTCTCTGGCCATGCTGATGCTGGACAGTCACTACCGCACCCTCAGAGGATTCCAG gttCTGGTGGAGAAGGAGTGGATTAGTTTTGGACATAAATTTGCTGCT cGTGTGGGCCACGGTGACGAGAACCATGCTAACTCGGAACGCTCGCCTCTCTTCGTCCAGTTCATCGACTGTGTTTGGCAGATGACTCGACAG TTCCCAGCTGCCTTTGAGTTCAATGAGTTGTTCCTCATCACAGTCTTGGACCACCTCTACAGCTGTCTGTTTGGTACATTCCTCTATAACAGTGAACAGGAGAGAGCAGCCAAG GAGGTGCAGACAAATACGGTGTCCCTGTGGTCCTACATTAACAG CCAACCTGAGGACTTCACCAACCCCTTCTATGTGGACTATGAGCACCATGTTCTGTACCCgctggtttcctccagacatcTGGAGCTGTGGAGCAGCTACTATGCCCGCTGGAACCCTCGCATGAGACCACAG gtgcCAGTGCACCAGACTCTGAAGGATCTGCTGATcctcagagcagagctgcagaagagagtggaggagctgcagagagaggccTCCTCCCACTCCCTGTCATCTTCCTCTGAAcactccccctcccccacacacaccacaggaaCTCCACTGCACACTGCTGTCTGa
- the mtmr1a gene encoding myotubularin-related protein 1a isoform X9 — protein sequence MFQNQVPLLPGETVQMTVKDVMYICPFSGLVNGTLTVSDYKLYFASVERESPFILDVNLAVISRLETISVPNQGENTKGLELVCKDMRSPRFAYKTEEGNPDVVEVLSKHAFPLSHDLPLFAFLYNDQFPVDGWKVYDPTAEYRRQGLPNESWTISKINSTYELCDTYPSILVIPTNITDEDIKRVAVFRAKHRIPVLSWIHPESQATIVRCSQPLVGPSDRRCKEDERFLQIIMDANAQSHKLTIFDARQSSVAVTNKAKDGGYESESFYANVELNFLEIPNIHVMRESLRKMKDVVYPTIDEAHWHSAIDQTHWLEYIRLLLAGAAKIADKLESGKTSVVVHCSDGWDRTSQLTSLAMLMLDSHYRTLRGFQVLVEKEWISFGHKFAARVGHGDENHANSERSPLFVQFIDCVWQMTRQFPAAFEFNELFLITVLDHLYSCLFGTFLYNSEQERAAKEVQTNTVSLWSYINSQPEDFTNPFYVDYEHHVLYPLVSSRHLELWSSYYARWNPRMRPQVPVHQTLKDLLILRAELQKRVEELQREASSHSLSSSSEHSPSPTHTTGTPLHTAV from the exons ATGTTCCAGAACCAGGTTCCTCTGCTACCAGGAGAAACTGTCCAAATGACAG tcaagGACGTGATGTATATTTGTCCGTTCAGCGGCCTGGTTAATGGAACCCTGACCGTCTCAGACTACAAGCTCTATTTCGCCAGCGTGGAAAGG GAGTCTCCTTTCATTCTTGATGTGAACTTGGCGGTCATAAGCAGACTGGAGACCATCAGCGTTCCCAACCAGGGAGAAAACACCAAAGGACTGGAGCTGGTCTGCAAG GATATGAGGAGTCCCAGGTTTGCTTATAAGACAGAGGAAGGGAACCCAGATGTGGTGGAGGTGCTGAGCAAACATGCCTTCCCCCTCTCTCACGACCTG CCACTGTTTGCCTTCCTGTACAACGATCAGTTTCCTGTAGATGGCTGGAAAGTATACGACCCCACAGCGGAGTACAGGCGTCAG gGGCTACCCAATGAGAGCTGGACCATCAGCAAGATAAACAGCACCTATGAGCTGTGTGACACCTATCCCTCCATCCTGGTCATCCCCACCAACATCACAGATGAAGACATAAAACGAGTGGCTGTGTTCAGAGCCAAGCACCGCATACCG GTCTTGTCCTGGATTCATCCGGAGTCTCAGGCCACCATCGTACGCTGCAGCCAGCCGTTAGTCGGACCTTCGGACCGTCGCTGTAAAGAGGACGAGCGCTTCCTGCAAATCATCATGGATGCCAACGCCCAGTCCCACAAGCTCACCATCTTTGATGCTCGACAGAGTAGTGTAGCAGTAACCAACAAG GCAAAGGATGGAGGCTATGAAAGTGAGAGTTTCTACGCAAACGTAGAGCTGAACTTTCTGGAAATCCCCAACATCCATGTAATGAGGGAGTCtctgaggaagatgaaggatGTGGTTTATCCCACCATAGATGAAGCTCACTGGCACTCGGCTATTGACCAGACACACTGGCTGGAGTACATACGG cTGTTACTAGCAGGAGCGGCAAAGATAGCTGATAAGCTGGAGTCTGGGAAGACATCAGTGGTGGTCCATTGCAGTGACGGCTGGGACAGAACCTCTCAGCTCACCTCTCTGGCCATGCTGATGCTGGACAGTCACTACCGCACCCTCAGAGGATTCCAG gttCTGGTGGAGAAGGAGTGGATTAGTTTTGGACATAAATTTGCTGCT cGTGTGGGCCACGGTGACGAGAACCATGCTAACTCGGAACGCTCGCCTCTCTTCGTCCAGTTCATCGACTGTGTTTGGCAGATGACTCGACAG TTCCCAGCTGCCTTTGAGTTCAATGAGTTGTTCCTCATCACAGTCTTGGACCACCTCTACAGCTGTCTGTTTGGTACATTCCTCTATAACAGTGAACAGGAGAGAGCAGCCAAG GAGGTGCAGACAAATACGGTGTCCCTGTGGTCCTACATTAACAG CCAACCTGAGGACTTCACCAACCCCTTCTATGTGGACTATGAGCACCATGTTCTGTACCCgctggtttcctccagacatcTGGAGCTGTGGAGCAGCTACTATGCCCGCTGGAACCCTCGCATGAGACCACAG gtgcCAGTGCACCAGACTCTGAAGGATCTGCTGATcctcagagcagagctgcagaagagagtggaggagctgcagagagaggccTCCTCCCACTCCCTGTCATCTTCCTCTGAAcactccccctcccccacacacaccacaggaaCTCCACTGCACACTGCTGTCTGa
- the mtmr1a gene encoding myotubularin-related protein 1a isoform X1 yields the protein MEKQAGASGGADGAGQSKKPWGSPTCGPTASETLDSPTGSHVEWCKQLIAATISSQISGSVPPDIVNRDNKAGRRADLMMSKRLNPRQDSQDEGLCYHGERDSEHPSNALNLPALRYGVQVRMFQNQVPLLPGETVQMTVKDVMYICPFSGLVNGTLTVSDYKLYFASVERESPFILDVNLAVISRLETISVPNQGENTKGLELVCKDMRSPRFAYKTEEGNPDVVEVLSKHAFPLSHDLPLFAFLYNDQFPVDGWKVYDPTAEYRRQGLPNESWTISKINSTYELCDTYPSILVIPTNITDEDIKRVAVFRAKHRIPVLSWIHPESQATIVRCSQPLVGPSDRRCKEDERFLQIIMDANAQSHKLTIFDARQSSVAVTNKAKDGGYESESFYANVELNFLEIPNIHVMRESLRKMKDVVYPTIDEAHWHSAIDQTHWLEYIRLLLAGAAKIADKLESGKTSVVVHCSDGWDRTSQLTSLAMLMLDSHYRTLRGFQVLVEKEWISFGHKFAARVGHGDENHANSERSPLFVQFIDCVWQMTRQFPAAFEFNELFLITVLDHLYSCLFGTFLYNSEQERAAKEVQTNTVSLWSYINSQPEDFTNPFYVDYEHHVLYPLVSSRHLELWSSYYARWNPRMRPQVPVHQTLKDLLILRAELQKRVEELQREASSHSLSSSSEHSPSPTHTTGTPLHTAV from the exons ATGGAGAAACAGGCCGGGGCTTCCGGGGGTGCGGATGGAGCAGGCCAGAGCAAAAAGCCCTGGGGCTCGCCGACCTGCGGACCAACCGCTAGTGAAACCCTTGACAG TCCAACAGGTTCTCATGTAGAGTGGTGTAAACAGCTGATAGCTGCCACCATCTCCAGTCAGATCTCAGGATCAGTCCCACCTGACATTGTGAACAGGGACAACAAG GCTGGGAGAAGAGCCGATTTAATG ATGTCCAAGAGACTGAATCCCAGG CAAGATTCACAAGATGAAGGGCTTTGTTACCATGGAGAACGTGATTCTGAGCATCCTTCCAATGCTTTG AACCTTCCAGCTCTGAGATACGGGGTTCAGGTCAGAATGTTCCAGAACCAGGTTCCTCTGCTACCAGGAGAAACTGTCCAAATGACAG tcaagGACGTGATGTATATTTGTCCGTTCAGCGGCCTGGTTAATGGAACCCTGACCGTCTCAGACTACAAGCTCTATTTCGCCAGCGTGGAAAGG GAGTCTCCTTTCATTCTTGATGTGAACTTGGCGGTCATAAGCAGACTGGAGACCATCAGCGTTCCCAACCAGGGAGAAAACACCAAAGGACTGGAGCTGGTCTGCAAG GATATGAGGAGTCCCAGGTTTGCTTATAAGACAGAGGAAGGGAACCCAGATGTGGTGGAGGTGCTGAGCAAACATGCCTTCCCCCTCTCTCACGACCTG CCACTGTTTGCCTTCCTGTACAACGATCAGTTTCCTGTAGATGGCTGGAAAGTATACGACCCCACAGCGGAGTACAGGCGTCAG gGGCTACCCAATGAGAGCTGGACCATCAGCAAGATAAACAGCACCTATGAGCTGTGTGACACCTATCCCTCCATCCTGGTCATCCCCACCAACATCACAGATGAAGACATAAAACGAGTGGCTGTGTTCAGAGCCAAGCACCGCATACCG GTCTTGTCCTGGATTCATCCGGAGTCTCAGGCCACCATCGTACGCTGCAGCCAGCCGTTAGTCGGACCTTCGGACCGTCGCTGTAAAGAGGACGAGCGCTTCCTGCAAATCATCATGGATGCCAACGCCCAGTCCCACAAGCTCACCATCTTTGATGCTCGACAGAGTAGTGTAGCAGTAACCAACAAG GCAAAGGATGGAGGCTATGAAAGTGAGAGTTTCTACGCAAACGTAGAGCTGAACTTTCTGGAAATCCCCAACATCCATGTAATGAGGGAGTCtctgaggaagatgaaggatGTGGTTTATCCCACCATAGATGAAGCTCACTGGCACTCGGCTATTGACCAGACACACTGGCTGGAGTACATACGG cTGTTACTAGCAGGAGCGGCAAAGATAGCTGATAAGCTGGAGTCTGGGAAGACATCAGTGGTGGTCCATTGCAGTGACGGCTGGGACAGAACCTCTCAGCTCACCTCTCTGGCCATGCTGATGCTGGACAGTCACTACCGCACCCTCAGAGGATTCCAG gttCTGGTGGAGAAGGAGTGGATTAGTTTTGGACATAAATTTGCTGCT cGTGTGGGCCACGGTGACGAGAACCATGCTAACTCGGAACGCTCGCCTCTCTTCGTCCAGTTCATCGACTGTGTTTGGCAGATGACTCGACAG TTCCCAGCTGCCTTTGAGTTCAATGAGTTGTTCCTCATCACAGTCTTGGACCACCTCTACAGCTGTCTGTTTGGTACATTCCTCTATAACAGTGAACAGGAGAGAGCAGCCAAG GAGGTGCAGACAAATACGGTGTCCCTGTGGTCCTACATTAACAG CCAACCTGAGGACTTCACCAACCCCTTCTATGTGGACTATGAGCACCATGTTCTGTACCCgctggtttcctccagacatcTGGAGCTGTGGAGCAGCTACTATGCCCGCTGGAACCCTCGCATGAGACCACAG gtgcCAGTGCACCAGACTCTGAAGGATCTGCTGATcctcagagcagagctgcagaagagagtggaggagctgcagagagaggccTCCTCCCACTCCCTGTCATCTTCCTCTGAAcactccccctcccccacacacaccacaggaaCTCCACTGCACACTGCTGTCTGa
- the mtmr1a gene encoding myotubularin-related protein 1a isoform X6, with protein sequence MEKQAGASGGADGAGQSKKPWGSPTCGPTASETLDSPTGSHVEWCKQLIAATISSQISGSVPPDIVNRDNKAGRRADLMNLPALRYGVQVRMFQNQVPLLPGETVQMTVKDVMYICPFSGLVNGTLTVSDYKLYFASVERESPFILDVNLAVISRLETISVPNQGENTKGLELVCKDMRSPRFAYKTEEGNPDVVEVLSKHAFPLSHDLPLFAFLYNDQFPVDGWKVYDPTAEYRRQGLPNESWTISKINSTYELCDTYPSILVIPTNITDEDIKRVAVFRAKHRIPVLSWIHPESQATIVRCSQPLVGPSDRRCKEDERFLQIIMDANAQSHKLTIFDARQSSVAVTNKAKDGGYESESFYANVELNFLEIPNIHVMRESLRKMKDVVYPTIDEAHWHSAIDQTHWLEYIRLLLAGAAKIADKLESGKTSVVVHCSDGWDRTSQLTSLAMLMLDSHYRTLRGFQVLVEKEWISFGHKFAARVGHGDENHANSERSPLFVQFIDCVWQMTRQFPAAFEFNELFLITVLDHLYSCLFGTFLYNSEQERAAKEVQTNTVSLWSYINSQPEDFTNPFYVDYEHHVLYPLVSSRHLELWSSYYARWNPRMRPQVPVHQTLKDLLILRAELQKRVEELQREASSHSLSSSSEHSPSPTHTTGTPLHTAV encoded by the exons ATGGAGAAACAGGCCGGGGCTTCCGGGGGTGCGGATGGAGCAGGCCAGAGCAAAAAGCCCTGGGGCTCGCCGACCTGCGGACCAACCGCTAGTGAAACCCTTGACAG TCCAACAGGTTCTCATGTAGAGTGGTGTAAACAGCTGATAGCTGCCACCATCTCCAGTCAGATCTCAGGATCAGTCCCACCTGACATTGTGAACAGGGACAACAAG GCTGGGAGAAGAGCCGATTTAATG AACCTTCCAGCTCTGAGATACGGGGTTCAGGTCAGAATGTTCCAGAACCAGGTTCCTCTGCTACCAGGAGAAACTGTCCAAATGACAG tcaagGACGTGATGTATATTTGTCCGTTCAGCGGCCTGGTTAATGGAACCCTGACCGTCTCAGACTACAAGCTCTATTTCGCCAGCGTGGAAAGG GAGTCTCCTTTCATTCTTGATGTGAACTTGGCGGTCATAAGCAGACTGGAGACCATCAGCGTTCCCAACCAGGGAGAAAACACCAAAGGACTGGAGCTGGTCTGCAAG GATATGAGGAGTCCCAGGTTTGCTTATAAGACAGAGGAAGGGAACCCAGATGTGGTGGAGGTGCTGAGCAAACATGCCTTCCCCCTCTCTCACGACCTG CCACTGTTTGCCTTCCTGTACAACGATCAGTTTCCTGTAGATGGCTGGAAAGTATACGACCCCACAGCGGAGTACAGGCGTCAG gGGCTACCCAATGAGAGCTGGACCATCAGCAAGATAAACAGCACCTATGAGCTGTGTGACACCTATCCCTCCATCCTGGTCATCCCCACCAACATCACAGATGAAGACATAAAACGAGTGGCTGTGTTCAGAGCCAAGCACCGCATACCG GTCTTGTCCTGGATTCATCCGGAGTCTCAGGCCACCATCGTACGCTGCAGCCAGCCGTTAGTCGGACCTTCGGACCGTCGCTGTAAAGAGGACGAGCGCTTCCTGCAAATCATCATGGATGCCAACGCCCAGTCCCACAAGCTCACCATCTTTGATGCTCGACAGAGTAGTGTAGCAGTAACCAACAAG GCAAAGGATGGAGGCTATGAAAGTGAGAGTTTCTACGCAAACGTAGAGCTGAACTTTCTGGAAATCCCCAACATCCATGTAATGAGGGAGTCtctgaggaagatgaaggatGTGGTTTATCCCACCATAGATGAAGCTCACTGGCACTCGGCTATTGACCAGACACACTGGCTGGAGTACATACGG cTGTTACTAGCAGGAGCGGCAAAGATAGCTGATAAGCTGGAGTCTGGGAAGACATCAGTGGTGGTCCATTGCAGTGACGGCTGGGACAGAACCTCTCAGCTCACCTCTCTGGCCATGCTGATGCTGGACAGTCACTACCGCACCCTCAGAGGATTCCAG gttCTGGTGGAGAAGGAGTGGATTAGTTTTGGACATAAATTTGCTGCT cGTGTGGGCCACGGTGACGAGAACCATGCTAACTCGGAACGCTCGCCTCTCTTCGTCCAGTTCATCGACTGTGTTTGGCAGATGACTCGACAG TTCCCAGCTGCCTTTGAGTTCAATGAGTTGTTCCTCATCACAGTCTTGGACCACCTCTACAGCTGTCTGTTTGGTACATTCCTCTATAACAGTGAACAGGAGAGAGCAGCCAAG GAGGTGCAGACAAATACGGTGTCCCTGTGGTCCTACATTAACAG CCAACCTGAGGACTTCACCAACCCCTTCTATGTGGACTATGAGCACCATGTTCTGTACCCgctggtttcctccagacatcTGGAGCTGTGGAGCAGCTACTATGCCCGCTGGAACCCTCGCATGAGACCACAG gtgcCAGTGCACCAGACTCTGAAGGATCTGCTGATcctcagagcagagctgcagaagagagtggaggagctgcagagagaggccTCCTCCCACTCCCTGTCATCTTCCTCTGAAcactccccctcccccacacacaccacaggaaCTCCACTGCACACTGCTGTCTGa